GCGAGCATGCCGCGGATGTGCAGGACGGCGTGGCCGGGTCCACACTGGAAATGTACCGTGCGGCGCTGAAGCTCCGACGTGCCCTGCAAACCGTCGAGACCCTGGAATGGCTCAGCGCCCCCGCTTCCGACATGGTTCACTACCGGCGCCCGAACGGCTGGGAGGTCCTGACCAACTTCGCGCCCGTTGCCGCGGCGCTGCCGACCGGCGTCGCCCCCGCCAAGGTGGTGCTGCGCTCGGGCGACCCCGCAGCAGGGAAAGGGACGGCGGAGGGGACAATCCCGGCCGAAACGACTCTCTGGCTCGCCCCCTAACCCAACGCTGCATCATCAATAACGACTATTCCGCCAACGCTGCATCACCTTAGCAGCGTCGCCCATCCCAGTCGTCCAAGGTGATGCAGCGCCTGTGGATAACTTCGGACGTTGCTTCTAAATATGGGCCAGAATGTCTTCATGGAACCAAGCGACGATTTCGGCCACCCCACAGTACCGTTCGCTTCAACTGAGGCACAGGGCTTAGGTCTGTCGCGCAATCAGCTCCGGCACAAAGCCGTGGAAGGCATCAGTTACGGTTTGTACCGTCCTGCAGGGTGGGACTTTGAGCTCCGAACCGCTGCACGTGCGCTCTGTGCTGCCACGCCGGGCGCTTGGATCTCGCATGTCACAGCGGCGCAGCTACATGAGCTCATCCTTCCGCCGTGGCTGTCGGATTCGCATGAACTCCATCTGAGCAAGCCCCGCGAGCTGCCCCAAACACGCCGGAAGGGCATTACCGGCCACAACGTCATGGTGTTCACCGACGAGATTGACACAAAAGGGGATCTGCGAATCAGCACCCGGGCCCGCACCTGGCTTGAGATGGCGTCCTTATTGCCCCTGTCCGAGCTGGTGTGCATGGGCGATCAGCTTATCCGCATTCCCCGGCTCGAGTTTGACAACCGCCTCACCCCCTACACCACGCTCAACGAACTGCGGGCAATGGTGGGGCGACACCGGAACCTGCAGGGAATCGTCCGCGCCAGAAAGGCCATTGAACTCATGCGCGTTGGCGCCGATTCCGGACCTGAAACCCTCCTGCGCCTAGCCATGCTCGACGCCGGTTTGCCTGAGCCCGACTTGCAGCTCACCCTCTGGGACCGTCCGGACTCGCCGTCGGCAGACGCTGGCTTCCGTTCGCGGCGCATCGCCATCCAGTACGACGGCGCCCATCACCTTGATGAGCTGCAGCGCCACAGCGACAGACGCCGAGACAAGGCCTTCGAAGTAGCAGGGTGGACTGTCTTGATTTTCACGCAAGCAGACTATGCAGACGGGTTCCAGAACGCCGTCCGCCTCATCAAGAGCACACTGCGCAAAGCGTGGGAAGATCCCACCATCACCTCAGGATTTACCTCGTCCCGCTAAGGCACTCGGCCTTAAAGTGGAACGCTCCCCCACGAATGAAGTGGGGGAGCGTTCCACTTTAAAGCGTCATTGGTGATGCAGCGTTTAGACGTCGCCGCGGATGAAGGCCTCAACTTTTTCGTGCGCGATGTCGTCGGCGTACTGCACCGGCGGGGACTTCATGAAGTAGCTGGAGGCGGACAGGATGGGTCCGCCGATGCCACGGTCCAAGGCGATCTTCGCTGCACGGATGGCGTCGATGATGACACCGGCCGAGTTGGGCGAATCCCACACTTCAAGCTTGTATTCCAGGGACACCGGGGCGTCACCGAAGTTACGACCCTCGAGGCGGACAAACGCCCACTTCCTGTCATCAAGCCAGGCGACGTAATCGGACGGGCCGATGTGAACGTCGTCGGCGCTGAGTACGGCCGAGGTGTTGGAGGTGACAGCCTGGGTCTTGGAGATCTTCTTGGACTCCAGGCGTTCGCGCTCGAGCATGTTCTTGAAGTCCATGTTGCCACCAACGTTGAGTTGGTAGGTGCGGTCCAGGATCACACCGCGGTCTTCGAAAAGCTTGGCCATGACACGGTGTGTGATGGTGGCACCGATCTGGCTCTTGATGTCATCACCCACAATGGGGACACCGGCTGCCGTGAACTTGTCGGCCCATTCCTTGGTGCCGGCAATGAAAACAGGGAGGGCATTGACGAATGCCACGCCGGCGTCGATGCAGCACTGTGCATAGAACTTGGCGGCGGCGTCGGAGCCAACCGGCAGGTAGCACACCAGGACGTCAACCTTGGCGGCTTTGAGAGTTGCCACAATGTCCACGGGGTCTGCGTCGGACTCCACGATGGTCTCACGGTAGTACTTGCCCAGGCCATCAAGGGTGTGTCCGCGCAAAACGGGAACGTCAAGCTTGGGCACATCGGCCAGTTTGATGGTGTTGTTCTCGCTGGCGCCAATGGCGTCGGAGAGGTCGAGCCCCACCTTTTTGCTGTCCACATCAAAAGCGGCCACAAATGTCACGTCATTGACGTGGTACTTGCCGAACTCAACGTGCATCAGGCCCGGTACTTTCACGGACGGATCAGCATTTTGGTAGTACTGGACGCCCTGGACCAGAGACGAGGCACAATTGCCCACGCCGACAATGGCAACCCGAATAGGATAATTGGACACGGAACTCCTTCATAAAACTCACACGGACCCGGCTCTCACACAAAGCGGTGATAGGTTGGCGCACGCCTTCATTTCTTATACGAAGACAACACGCACGGCATATTCAACCGGGCCTGACGCCCCAACGGCGCCCTTAACCATTCTAGTCAACTCCCCCTGCCCCGGTTTTGTTCCCTCACGCAAGGATTATCTCGCTGTTTCGTCACACAGCCGCCGTTGCATGAGGTACCCAGCCTACTTTTGCGCCCACCTGTTGATCTCAGATTCGACAGCGAACTCGTCGATCGCCGTCAGCTCGGCATCCGTGAAGCCCACGTTCTTGATGGCGGCCACGTTGTTTTCCAGCTGGGCAACACTGGAGGCGCCCACCAAGGCCGAGGTCACGGGGCTACCCTTGAGCTGGTCGCGCAGGATCCAGGCGATGGCCATCTGTGCCAGCGACTGCCCGCGGGACGCGGCAATATCGTTAAGCGCCCGCACACGGCCCATCTTGTCCTCGGTGAGGTCGTGCTCGTGCAGGAAGTGTTCCTTGGCCGCACGTGAATCAGCGGGGACGCCGTTGAGGTACCTGTCCGTGAGCATCCCCTGCGCCAACGGCGAGAATGCAATTGATCCCGCCCCGACCGTGTCGAGCACTTCATAGAGGTTGGGTTCGCCGTTTTCGCTCCAGCGGTTGAGCATGGAGTAGGACGGCTGGTGGATGAGCAGCGGGGTGCCCATTTCCTTCAGGATGCGGGCGGCTTCCAACGTTTGGGCTGGCGTGTAGGAGGAGATGCCCGCGTACAACGCGCGGCCCGAACGCACGGCCGTGTCCAGGGCTCCCATGGTTTCCTCCATGGGGGTTTCCGGGTCGGGGCGGTGGCTGTAGAAGATGTCCACATAGTCCAAGCCCATGCGATTCAGCGACTGGTCCAAGCTGGCCAGCAGGTACTTGCGCGAGCCCCACTCGCCGTACGGGCCCGGCCACATGTCGTAGCCGGCCTTCGTGGAGATGATGAGCTCGTCGCGGTACGGGGCGAAGTCGTCCTTCAGGTGGCGGCCAAAGTTTGTTTCGGCGCTGCCGGCGGGCGGGCCGTAGTTGTTGGCTAGGTCAAAGTGGGTGACGCCCAGATCGAAGGCGCGGCGCAGGATCTCCCGCTGCACGTCAAAGGACTTATCGTCCCCAAAGTTGTGCCACAGGCCCAAAGACACGGCAGGCAATTTCAGCCCGCTGCGGCCAATCCGGCGGTACGGCATGGTCTCATAACGGTTTTCCGCTGCATGAAAAGTCATACCCTTATTCTGCCACCACCGGGACGCTGCGAGCCGCCCTCTGGGTGGCCCTGCCAGAGACACCCTTGGCTGCTGTCACCAGCGCCCTGCTGTGAATCAGTTTCGTTCCGGGGCCCGCAGCACCAGCACCGACCGCCCCGTCACGGACACCATCTCCCCGGAGGCAAACTCCGAGGCACTGACTCCGTCCGTGTGCACCTCCACCACCCACCGCTGCGCGTACTCCCCGTCAGGCAGTGTGAAATCGACGGCGTTGTCCCCGGCGTTGAACAGCAACAAGAAACAGTCATCGACCACTGCCCGGCCCTGCGCGTCACATTCCGGCAGCCCGGCACCGTTGAGAAACACGCCAATGCTTCGCCCAAATCCGCTGTCCCAATCAGCCCCGGTCATGGCCGCCGAGTCGGGGCGCAGCCAGACGATGTCCGGTAGCGCGCCGTCGTCCCCCCGGTCCACGGGGTGGCCGTTGAAGAAGCGACGACGACGGAACACCGGGTGCGCTGCCCGCAACCG
This region of Arthrobacter alpinus genomic DNA includes:
- a CDS encoding DUF559 domain-containing protein translates to MEPSDDFGHPTVPFASTEAQGLGLSRNQLRHKAVEGISYGLYRPAGWDFELRTAARALCAATPGAWISHVTAAQLHELILPPWLSDSHELHLSKPRELPQTRRKGITGHNVMVFTDEIDTKGDLRISTRARTWLEMASLLPLSELVCMGDQLIRIPRLEFDNRLTPYTTLNELRAMVGRHRNLQGIVRARKAIELMRVGADSGPETLLRLAMLDAGLPEPDLQLTLWDRPDSPSADAGFRSRRIAIQYDGAHHLDELQRHSDRRRDKAFEVAGWTVLIFTQADYADGFQNAVRLIKSTLRKAWEDPTITSGFTSSR
- a CDS encoding inositol-3-phosphate synthase, translated to MSNYPIRVAIVGVGNCASSLVQGVQYYQNADPSVKVPGLMHVEFGKYHVNDVTFVAAFDVDSKKVGLDLSDAIGASENNTIKLADVPKLDVPVLRGHTLDGLGKYYRETIVESDADPVDIVATLKAAKVDVLVCYLPVGSDAAAKFYAQCCIDAGVAFVNALPVFIAGTKEWADKFTAAGVPIVGDDIKSQIGATITHRVMAKLFEDRGVILDRTYQLNVGGNMDFKNMLERERLESKKISKTQAVTSNTSAVLSADDVHIGPSDYVAWLDDRKWAFVRLEGRNFGDAPVSLEYKLEVWDSPNSAGVIIDAIRAAKIALDRGIGGPILSASSYFMKSPPVQYADDIAHEKVEAFIRGDV
- the mgrA gene encoding L-glyceraldehyde 3-phosphate reductase, giving the protein MTFHAAENRYETMPYRRIGRSGLKLPAVSLGLWHNFGDDKSFDVQREILRRAFDLGVTHFDLANNYGPPAGSAETNFGRHLKDDFAPYRDELIISTKAGYDMWPGPYGEWGSRKYLLASLDQSLNRMGLDYVDIFYSHRPDPETPMEETMGALDTAVRSGRALYAGISSYTPAQTLEAARILKEMGTPLLIHQPSYSMLNRWSENGEPNLYEVLDTVGAGSIAFSPLAQGMLTDRYLNGVPADSRAAKEHFLHEHDLTEDKMGRVRALNDIAASRGQSLAQMAIAWILRDQLKGSPVTSALVGASSVAQLENNVAAIKNVGFTDAELTAIDEFAVESEINRWAQK